DNA from Poecilia reticulata strain Guanapo linkage group LG20, Guppy_female_1.0+MT, whole genome shotgun sequence:
TCAGCCTGGAACTGACAGAGCTTTTGGGAAACCTCCAGAACCTCTTCATCGCCAATCCATCCCTGGCGCTGCATGACTGGGATGGGCTGGACAGTTTCTCCAGCAGCTACCAGCCCACAAAACCTTCAGCCCACCTGGGAAATCCCTGGCAGCCCCATGACAGTCCACCCTGCATCACAGAGGATCATTTATTTCACTCACAATTAAACAAGATTTCATGGAWGCATGTAAGAATTAAATCTGCCAATATTTATAGCTAATGTAAGCAAAGTGAATCCAaggtaaaacacaacaaattctTAATAACTCAATTAAAKMTGTTGAAACCTGGAGCTTTKCAAACTACAGTAAATAATGTCTCTTGGACAGTTTAGATCAAAGACCCATTGACCCAATGTCTGCTGGAGACACACAGCTGCCCATACACAGATAACTGGGYATTGACAATAACTGGATGGGAGAATAAAATGAACTTGCGTGAGCTGAGACTACATGCATTTCTCATGAATATTATCTGTTCCTCAGAAAGATCAGATGTTGAACCTCCAGCTTGTCTGGAACTGCACATTTTATGAGGTACTAATTTAAGGACATACTACCTTACTGACTTCAGAAGTGgaacatttatatttagttgTGCAgcaataaagcaataaaacagatttttttaattcaacttctTTTGGTGttagttttaaataatgttcCATGTCAGTTTTCAACATGtcaatatttctcattttcaaaggATAAATTGGAAGTCGTCATAAACAAACATTATCAagttgctgattttattttttgcaaattaattatTCTAAGCATTAATGATCCACARTATCATTGCTGGCAGGAACATTGATTTCCGTTGCAAATGTCTTTACTCAGTCAAGTCGCTCCTCTGGGCTCAGTGYcgtttgtttgttttggagtgTAACTTTTGTAAGATAAACATTACAATGGTAATGGTCATTTCAAAACTCATCTGACTGGATGCAAGTCCTTGAAAGTGCATTTTATTAAAGCTGACTAACAGATGGTAGAGGGACAGCATTTTTCTCTCAGGAAGAATCTCTAACGTACAATCTCCTTCACAATAACCAAGTTTGACCTCATGAAATCCAATAGAACAATAGAGACACTTGGAAAAATTAAATAGTCTGAACTGGTTGATATGACTGTGAAATCTCTCAAGTCTATGTTCttcagtaaaagaaaagtttttttcttttattcttagGGACAATGTTGACTGTTGAGTGGATGAAGCTCTCTGTTCAGGTTTTCTGGTTCTAGTGTACTCTGTATTCCCGGAATCAGAACCAAtgatggagaagcagcattcagttttacGCTTTACTAATCTGGACCAAACTTCaagaaaatcacaaatgtttgaaacacagcattcctttaaatcaagccTAAAAACCTGTTTGAGTCGAGTTACTTTCAATTAATATTAACAAgaataatcaatatttattttctatcttctaatgtttaacttttttttttaaggggatGCAAATATGCGTTTTCATCATGTAAGGCTCTTTgaattgtcttgttgctgaaatgtgctatacaactAAACTTGCCTTGTCTTTACTTGTTATCAAGCACCTTTCCTGCTTCCTTGGTGCTACCTGGACAtacattttatctgaaatggTACCATTTCAGATAAAATGGCACCATTTTATCATCTATTTTCTATTAAAGTTTTCTTCARATTACTCAGAACTAAATGCAGCCCATTTTGTAGGTTTATGTTCTCATGCTCTAAAGTTAAACCATGTCAGCATTTGACAGTTTTACAGAAGAAGCCAGGAGAAATTCTCTCTCATAAGRTAACtgtcaatatttttcttcaatctaatatttatgacagaaaaactgTCACACCTTACTtttctttggaaatatttcctgtGGGTGTATTTCAGTGGTAAACAACATAACAGACTTCTGTTACCAAAGAATGTGTTGGGCAACCATAACANNNNNNNNNNNNNNNNNNNNNNNNNNNNNNNNNNNNNNNNNNNNNNNNNNNNNNNNNNNNNNNNNNNNNNNNNNNNNNNNNNNNNNNNNNNNNNNNNNNNNNNNNNNNNNNNNNNNNNNNNNNNNNNNNNNNNNNNNNNNNNNNNNNNNNNNNNNNNNNNNNNNNNNNNNNNNNNNNNNNNNNNNNNNNNNNNNNNNNNNNNNNNNNNNNNNNNNNNNNNNNNNNNNNNNNNNNNNNNNNNNNNNNNNNNNNNNNNNNNNNNNNNNNNNNNNNNNNNNNNNNNNNNNNNNNNNNNNNNNNNNNNNNNNNNNNNNNNNNNNNNNNNNNNNNNNNNNNNNNNNNNNNNNNNNNNNNNNNNNNNNNNNNNNNNNNNNNNNNNNNNNNNNNNNNNNNNNNNNNNNNNNNNNNNNNNNNNNNNNNNNNNNNNNNNNNNNNNNNNNNNNNNNNNNNNNNNNNNNNNNNNNNNNNNNNNNNNNNNNNNNNNNNNNNNNNNNNNNNNNNNNNNNNNNNNNNNNNNNNNNNNNNNNNNNNNNNNNNNNNNNNNNNNNNNNNNNNNNNNNNNNNNNNNNNNNNNNNNNNNNNNNNNNNNNNNNNNNNNNNNNNNNNNNNNNNNNNNNNNNNNNNNNNNNNNNNNNNNNNNNNNNNNNNNNNNNNNNNNNNNNNNNNNNNNNNNNNNNNNNNNNNNNNNNNNNNNNNNNNNNNNNNNNNNNNNNNNNNNNNNNNNNNNNNNNNNNNNNNNNNNNNNNNNNNNNNNNNNNNNNNNNNNNNNNNNNNNNNNNNNNNNNNNNNNNNNNNNNNNNNNNNNNNNNNNNNNNNNNNNNNNNNNNNNNNNNNNNNNNNNNNNNNNNNNNNNNNNNNNNNNNNNNNNNNNNNNNNNNNNNNNNNNNNNNNNNNNNNNNNNNNNNNNNNNNNNNNNNNNNNNNNNNNNNNNNNNNNNNNNNNNNNNNNNNNNNNNNNNNNNNNNNNNNNNNNNNNNNNNNNNNNNNNNNNNNNNNNNNNNNNNNNNNNNNNNNNNNNNNNNNNNNNNNNNNNNNNNNNNNNNNNNNNNNNNNNNNNNNNNNNNNNNNNNNNNNNNNNNNNNNNNNNNNNNNNNNNNNNNNNNNNNCAACTTTCTTTTACTAAAACCATCATGACTCTAAATAAAGCTAAAAGGCAAGACTTGATGTCTACCTGTAGCTCAGGTCAaagttgacctttgaccttagCGCAGTGCAAGAACCAGTGAGCCTATCACGACTCCCTGATGAGATCAGAGCTTAGCCCTTCTTGGGCGTTACTCAGTGCAGCAAAGAAGATTCCTGTGAATTTTGTTGGGATGCATCTTTAGTGAAGCTCTTTAGAACATCagtctttgagaatgtgttttaTGAATACAATTTTACCTAATTACCTAATCTAAACTGTAATAGTGCAGAGTAGTACAAATTATACTCTAAACTAGGGCTGTATAAAAaaatcgattcggcgatatatatcgatattttctgaCCTCGGAaggtatcgatttttcatccgcgagtatcgatccgttaaaccataggggtccatagcctKATAGCTCTTTTTTACGTTtagtttgttacggcgtagcagcaagactccgcctccctcagtctcactttcaacttgagcttaaagtgcacattataaactacacaccagttttcaaattgtgttaataggccaagtataaccagttatgctaaaattagtaaaccatatttttcggaatgtcagagaaatgtcaaaagcgccaccattccccggcttttccggttatgtgagagggaatgagcttccaaacgtacaaaacgaaacgaaacattagattcctgtgtttttggatatgtaaaatcttcaataaataacgatgggctgtagTTTTGTTGCTGACAAACGAAataaagttgcgcaagtaaccgtgaaagagaagcggaaaggAGTAGCGGCGCGAACCGAGCAGCTGTAgaagcagtgagatcgcgaaattaatgcaaatttcgactggtagcattcacttcataattagtttttagcttacCCCCCTGCATTCTGTTCTGTgtataaaggattacctgaagaattAACATGGGTTGATAGCatccaaagcagcagcagcggcgctgtgtttggagcaggaagacgaagaggaaaaaaaccccagccggaatccgcggcgcagtgaggatttgcataacaatggctgatcgataattcttattagcaacaaagagtatcagagactgagagaaccatgagatcctggcagtctgagaggcaggtactcagagatccaagcaggggaatagcggcgctgcgtagcagcagggagtcgatcactacggggtgatgcggagccactactttagcagttagaagaaagcagcttacagccacggctaactccgggagccaaggtagaaaagcctttttccccatagtccaaaagactgcatttgtggctgcgtttttactccaaaatgtagccacagtgtccaaaagaaaaaaacataagtgcaatcatttgcatattgagagtctacagaggctgataatttccccactctgctcctggattaccgtttaaacttttgagttttatgtcaaatccacatgaatttaaatgacagaaactaattctctcactgcatctttgattcattttgtccagctgcagactgttaaactgtccaatcagagtcaggtattgtgtagttggtgcttttaatcagttttcagttaactaaattcaagtctatggaagacaagatgtcactaaaatcactcttgccttctaaaatctttcagaaaatcgtaaaaagGCACTGAATCGTATCGAATTGTATTGCATCGAATCGTGCAACAAATACAGTGATACATATCGCatcgtgaccagaatatcgtacatcgtatcgtatcgtgaaattattgtatcactacacccctactCTAAACCATGTCAGCAGTTTTACAGAAGAAGCCAGGAGAAATTCTCTCTCATAAGGCAACtgtcaatatttttcttcaatctaaaatttatgacagaaaaactgTCACACCCTAATtttctttggaaatatttcctgtGGGTGTATTTCAGTGGtaaactgaaaagcaaaatatccatccatccatccatccatccatccatccatccatccatccatccatccatccatccatccatccatccatccatccatccatccatccatccaNNNNNNNNNNNNNNNNNNNNNNNNNNNNNNNNNNNNNNNNNNNNNNNNNNNNNNNNNNNNNNNNNNNNNNNNNNNNNNNNNNNNNNNNNNNNNNNNNNNNNNNNNNNNNNNNNNNNNNNNNNNNNNNNNNatccatccatccatccatccatccatccatccatccatccatccatccatccatccatccatccatccattttctttacaccctcgtccctcagtggggtcgggagggttgctggtgcccatctccagctaacgttccgggcgagaggcagggtcaccctggacaggtcgcctcTCTGTAGCAGggcataaaagcaaaacatgcttTTATGCCCTGTTGAATAAAACTTCAACTTTGACCTTATCCTTCAGATATCCAGGCTGACTGAATAGTGTTAAATGTGCATGTTCTTTCAGGTTTCTCAAAGTGGGTCAGAGTTTAGAGCAAGTAGAAATTTGTAATGTAAGATaatgttattgtaaaataaattttgttgtgtGTTATGTGATAGGTCAACATACTGTGCAAGTGTTAGTAAAACAATACAGATTTTCAatgttttgaataaatgcaACTTTAACAAAGGGATCTTGGTGGAGATGCGGTAGGATCTGATCCCATAATCAGTGGGTTGCCAGTTTGATTTCCACTCGTCTCTGTTGTTGTGGGTTCTTGGGTGAAACACTTCACCCGCCttggctgctgctgttggttgTCAGGAAATCTACCACCACTTGTCTGCCGGTGACAGACTCACTTCTATCATACAGAACTGGACTGGTGGCAgtccagtagcttgccaccatcagtcTCACGATTGAATCAATCTAATATGAAgtgctttggggtcctctggactagGTAAATCGTTATGCAAGTACAGTCCATTTGTCATTGTATTCAGTTCTGCTAAGTGAATAATTTGCACAACTACCTTTTCCTGAAATTACAGCTTCAATTGTTTTGGGTGGTTTTCTCCCAATGATACATCTAGAGATtgaaaactttgtgaaataGCTAAAGATCAATCAACAGTGGTAGTTGTTGATATGGGCCATGTGGGAAGTTGCCAAGGGCAGCATCATAAAAGTGGTGTTGATTGAGGAGTGGTGAACATCATCAACATGGCTGAGACTAATGGACAATGGTCAGAGACAAAGCCTGTTACTACAGAAATTATGTATGGTAAGATTCATTCTGCctttattttccaaaatcaaACTTTCTGTTTCATTGCAGAATTTCatttgagaaaaaagtaaaggaAATGACCAAAAAGACCTATGAGCAATATGATGCAATTAAATATAGAGAAATTGTTAATGCACTACCATGGCCTTTGTTCATTAaggtaaaaaacacaaattgttccaaattacaaaatttgttttaatgcaaagtttaatttttttttctctcatcccTGCAGGTTCGGGGGGGGGAGGAAATGAGTACATCCATGtgatgatttgtgttttttatgtcaaTATACTCCAGTCCCTAAAGATGTTGGTTGTTGGAGTACAATAGAACCACAAAAAAGAAGATCCTCTTGAACCATTTATTCTAAGCAACTGATGTGAAGCCACAAACTGTTACTCTGCTTTTTAAGTTAGGTAGAGCATATTTCATTCACAGTACTGGAAATGTATGTGTTGACActtcaataaaatccattttaatgATGCAGATGTGTTCTCTTCTCAGATTTGTTGCATGTAGTAAAATGCtttgaacaaagaaaataaaaatatttacaaagattttGAATATCTCATTAACAATGGCAGTTTCGAACTCATCATGCAAAAGTAGACACGTCTTTTTATTAATGAAGACCCCTAAGaaaatttttttgtcacaaaaacatCACCAGTCAATAACAAAACTTTAACGCAATCAACAagttcaaaatgagaaaaatagaaatggatttaaatgaaatttaattgCAGCTGACCTAAATGAATGGGTGACTAACAGGCTTCTGCACATGATGGCATGCAGAGGAAATCATGCAATCATTACAACCAGAGGTGGTGGAATAGAAACTCATTTAAATCAGGCAGGACGCCCGTCCCTGGATCTTCAGGGACGCCCTGAAGATCCAGGGAATCATTGATTTAAGGAGCCGCAATGACCAAGTGCGATAAAAAATATTAGagactaaaaatgtaaatgtaataaaagaaaatagaaaagcacTGTTATTTACACAAGAAgggaacaaaagaagaaaacaacttaTGACCAATGagtgtcatttttctttttttctgctgcctACATTCAAGTAGATAAAGAGTCTTTCCTACATATTTCTCCAAATGCTTTTTACATATatcaaaaaactaaatgtatctTGCCACTTCTGAATGTTTCATAACTCAGTTCTGTTGAAACACTTGGGTTACTCACTGATTAACGGGACACTTCCAGAGAAATATGAGGTGTGGCATGAAGTCATTCAGAAGCTGAGATTGGACTGAAACCTGGTGTATGTGTTGACAGATCACCTGTCAGTCACAGTTGTGTTTctttcacaaacaacaaaatatttaataactaTGGTGTTAATAGCTGTGTTGTGTTATCTGGGCACCATGTACCATGTAAGTCTTAACAAATCTCAGTTCAGTTTGAGTAAAGATGCAGTATTTTGAGTTCTGCCAAAAAACAtcattgcaaaaataatgaataattcCTTTACACAGTTTTTGCTTAATACCTACATGTACCTACCTTACATGTAACAACAACTTTAAGGGTCCCAACAAATGTGCCCTTGTCTCTTTGAAATACTTGagaagttgctttttttaaaagggaATTTCATGAGTAACAACATTATGACCATATTAATATGGGAGCTATCAAACAAGGACTCCACCCATCTTGCTGCAGAAACACCTTCCAGCCATTCATTGGTACTTATGGTATAAATAAGTTGGAGCTGTAACAAATACTTAACATTTGAAACACGCCACTGCAGCGCTAGATTTGTCTGTTAAAACGAGAAGAAATCTCCAGAATGTCTAATGCAGGGGGGTACACAGAGCCAAGAAAAGCAGATGAGCAAATACAGGAGCTCTGTAATCAGGTGAGatcaaagctcagtttttacagtttaaCCCTTTGTTCTTCTTTATAATCGCATTTAATCTGATACATAAATAGGTGAAGGACCAGGTGGAGGCAAAAACAGGGAAGGATTACATACAGTTCACTGCAATTTTATACCGGACACAGGTGGTGGCAGGAATAAACTACCTCATTAAGGTAAGACACTCCGA
Protein-coding regions in this window:
- the LOC103456589 gene encoding cystatin-A5, yielding MSNAGGYTEPRKADEQIQELCNQVKDQVEAKTGKDYIQFTAILYRTQVVAGINYLIKVDVGDSYLHLWLYQDLSDHVVVMKVQEHKKDDPLVPF